The following coding sequences lie in one Arachis ipaensis cultivar K30076 chromosome B03, Araip1.1, whole genome shotgun sequence genomic window:
- the LOC107634128 gene encoding 54S ribosomal protein L51, mitochondrial, whose amino-acid sequence MALRGVWQLQKLIVSYCNWGGSSRGIRAFMESELPVFKEKNPQLEVVTELIRGQHPHLKAFYKNKNERVICVKNMDPEDVLHHATRLRNALGRKVIKLRTRHVTKRPSVQGTWTTALRF is encoded by the exons ATGGCTCTGAGAGGAGTATGGCAACTTCAGAAACTCATTGTTAGCTATTGCAATTGGGGTGGAAGCAGTAGAGGTATAAG GGCTTTTATGGAGTCAGAATTGCCTGTGTTTAAGGAGAAGAATCCTCAATTAGAGGTTGTTACTGAACTCATTCGTGGTCAGCATCCACATTTGAAGGCCTTTTACA AGAACAAAAACGAGCGAGTTATATGCGTGAAGAACATGGATCCAGAAGATGTACTTCACCACGCAACGAGGCTAAGGAATGCGTTGGGAAGAAAGGTGATCAAACTGAGGACAAGGCATGTAACCAAGCGCCCTAGTGTGCAAGGTACATGGACAACTGCTCTTCGattttaa
- the LOC107629303 gene encoding uncharacterized protein LOC107629303 → MKNQRSAHVDSHRRGRLLSEKSSSFHVAATAAPATMSAGGQIRRPKTMPDLVSHRKLPEATATVPEFVRREPPKMLVKVTMMGSLGPVQVVMPPESTVADLVAVAVRQYVKEGRRPILPSHDPSHFDLHYSQFSLESLERDDKLRELGSRNFFLCPRRCGSGITADSGGKTASFGSCSKEVQKGGKGGGWLRFIDFLF, encoded by the exons ATGAAGAACCAGCGGAGTGCCCACGTCGACTCTCACCGCCGTGGAAGGTTGTTATCGGAGAAATCTTCTTCTTTTCACGTTGCGGCCACGGCGGCCCCGGCTACCATGTCCGCTGGGGGACAGATTCGGAGGCCGAAGACGATGCCGGACTTAGTGTCACACAGGAAACTCCCCGAGGCGACGGCGACGGTGCCTGAATTTGTTCGAAGAGAGCCACCGAAGATGCTGGTGAAGGTGACGATGATGGGGAGCCTTGGCCCCGTGCAGGTGGTCATGCCTCCAGAATCCACGGTGGCGGATTTGGTTGCGGTGGCGGTCCGACAATACGTGAAGGAAGGCCGCCGCCCAATCCTGCCATCCCACGACCCGTCCCACTTCGATCTCCATTATTCTCAGTTTAGCTTAGAAA GTTTGGAGAGGGATGATAAGTTGAGGGAGCTTGGATCTAGAAACTTCTTCCTGTGTCCGAGGAGGTGCGGTTCTGGCATCACCGCGGACAGCGGAGGGAAAACGGCGTCGTTTGGTTCGTGTTCGAAAGAGGTTCAAAAAGGAGGAAAGGGCGGTGGTTGGCTTAGGTTCATTGATTTCTTGTTCTGA
- the LOC107629301 gene encoding histone deacetylase HDT1, which yields MEFWGVEVKPGDCVKIEELEVANDYIHISQVALGEASKNEKSKEPVVVYLKVGVQKLVLGTLNREEIPQIPLDLVLDQEAELSHTCKSASVYFCGYKADRDEGVPGDFGSDDYSESDEEEAALNLKDNGKVETKSEKVKIAEPKKDVSGAPSKKVNVAVPKKDEEDEDSDDDDDDVDDESDDEDESGSEMDADSDEDGSDEDEETPVKKVDQGKKRPNVSATKTPVPAAKKAKNVTPEKSGGKKIAHAPTPHPVKKGGNPNSAGKFQSPKTGSQQQKKGGKKGGR from the exons atggaGTTCTGGG gtgTTGAGGTTAAGCCAGGGGATTGCGTTAAAATAGAGGAGTTGGAAGTAGCTAATGACTACATCCACATCTCTCAG GTTGCGCTGGGAGAGGCCTCAAAGAATGAGAAATCTAAGGAGCCTGTGGTTGTCTACCTCAAAGTTGGAGTGCAGAAGCTTGTTTTGGGAACTTTGAACAGGGAGGAAATCCCCCAAATACCCTTGGATTTGGTTCTCGACCAAGAGGCTGAGCTTTCCCACACTTGCAAGAGTGCCAGTGTCTATTTCTGTGGATATAAGGCTGATCG TGATGAGGGCGTTCCTGGTGATTTTGGTTCTGATGACTATTCAG AGAGTGATGAGGAAGAGGCTGCATTGAATCTCAAAGATAATG GAAAAGTTGAAACCAAGTCTGAAAAGGTAAAGATTGCTGAACCAAAAAAGGATGTGAGTGGTGCCCCATCAAAGAAAGTCAATGTTGCTGTTCCAAAGAAAGATGAAGAGGACGAGGACTCTGATGACGACGATGATGACGTTGACGATGAgtctgatgatgaggatgaatctGGAAGTGAG ATGGATGCTGATAGTGATGAGGACGGGAGTGATGAAGATGAAGAGACACCTGTGAAGAAG GTCGACCAGGGCAAGAAGAGACCAAATGTGTCTGCAACAAAAACTCCAGTTCCTGCTGCTaagaaagctaagaatgtaaCTCCTGAAAAGTCTG GTGGCAAGAAAATTGCACATGCACCAACTCCTCACCCCGTGAAGAAAGGTGGAAATCCGAACAGCGCAGGGAAGTTCCAGTCACCCAAAACTGGTTCACAGCAGCAGAAAAAGGGTGGAAAGAAGGGTGGTCGTTGA
- the LOC107629300 gene encoding splicing factor U2af small subunit B, whose product MAEHLASIFGTEKDRVNCPFYFKIGACRHGDRCSRLHTKPSISPTLLLSNMYQRPDMITPGVDAQGQPIDPRKIQEHFEEFYEDLFDELSKYGDIESLNVCDNLADHMVGNVYVQFREEEHAANALRNLTGRFYAGRPIIVDFSPVTDFREATCRQYEENTCNRGGYCNFMHLKRISRDLRRQLFGKSHRGRHSRSRSRSPIRHRSHEERSHRSHSRKYDERDHYYESRSRRHRSNSPGHRRGRSHTRSRSPGGRRKRSPVRDSSEERRARIEQWNREKEQKENPRKVNSEENNGGHIQNGSNEHQQHEQQPHDEGYGY is encoded by the exons ATGGCGGAGCATCTGGCATCGATATTCGGGACAGAGAAGGACAGAGTGAACTGCCCCTTCTACTTCAAGATAGGGGCCTGCAGGCACGGCGACAGGTGCTCCCGTCTGCACACAAAGCCCAGCATAAGCCCGACGTTGCTGCTCTCCAACATGTACCAGAGGCCCGACATGATTACCCCGGGCGTCGACGCCCAGGGCCAGCCCATCGACCCCCGCAAGATCCAGGAGCACTTTGAGGAGTTTTACGAGGATCTCTTCGACGAGCTCTCCAAGTACGGCGACATCGAGAGTCTCAACGTCTGTGATAACCTCGCCGATCACATGGTTGGCAACGTCTACGTTCAGTTTCGCGAGGAAGAGCATGCCGCTAATGCCCTCCGCAACCTCACCGGAAGGTTCTATGCCGGCCGCCCCATTATCGTCGATTTCTCTCCTGTCACCGACTTCCGTGAGGCCACTTGCAGGCAGTATGAGGAGAACACTTGCAACCGCGGCGGTTATTGCAACTTCATGCACTTGAAACGAATCAGCAG GGACTTGAGGCGTCAATTGTTTGGTAAGAGCCACCGCGGCAGGCacagcagaagcagaagcaggaGCCCTATTAGGCATCGGAGCCATGAGGAGCGGTCCCACCGTAGCCACAGCAGGAAGTATGATGAAAGGGATCACTATTATGAGAGCCGTAGCAGGAGACACCGGAGCAACAGCCCTGGACATAGGAGGGGGAGGAGCCACACTCGAAGCCGAAGTCCTGGAGGAAGGAGGAAGCGCAGTCCAGTTAGAGATAGTAGCGAAGAGAGGCGTGCTAGAATTGAGCAATGGAACAGGGAGAAGGAACAGAAAGAGAATCCTAGGAAGGTTAATTCTGAAGAAAATAATGGTGGCCACATTCAGAATGGTAGTAATGAACATCAGCAGCATGAGCAACAGCCCCATGACGAAGGATATGGATACTGA